Within Schaalia sp. HMT-172, the genomic segment GAGGCCGCCCGCGATCTGCAGAGAGGGTAGGTCGAAGCCGAAAAAACGCATGATGAGCGAGCCGCTGACAGCGAACACGGTGAGGATGGCGAACACATAGATGCCGGTCTTCCACGCCTGCGAGCGCACAGCGGCCGGGGTGTTGCCGGCGGTGAGTCCTGCGAACGCCGCGAGACCACCGATCGGGTTGGTGATCGGGGCGAGTGCCAGGATCGACGCTGATAGTCCAGCAAGAACGCTCATCATGCTGTCGATCCTAACAGGTGTGATGCGGGCGTGGATGGGCGGTCTTGTCAGAGGCGGCGGGCGCCGAAAACAGCCGTTCCCAGGCGCACGATCGTCGCCCCCTCGGCGATCGCCCACTCCAGGTCGCGGCTCATGCCCATCGACAGCGCCAGGTCCGCCTCTTCGGCGCCCAGGCGCGCGGCGGCCTCGTCCCTGATGGCGCGCAGCTGCGCGTAGGCAGCGCGCACGTCGGCCTCGACGGGGGAGTTCAGGCCAACCGTCATGAAGCCCGCGAGCTGCAGGTGGACCGATGCCTCGACCGCGTCGATCAGTGCGGCGACGTCGGAGGGGGCGCAGCCGTGCTTCGTGGCCTCGCCCGAGACGTTCACCTCGACGAACACGGGGAGCGTGCCGGTTGCGCGCGCGTCGATTTTCGAGGCCAGGGCGGGGGAGTCCAGCGACTCGATCGTGTCCACGCAGGCCAGCGCCTGGTTGATCTTGTTGGACTGCAGGGGGCCGATCAGGTGGATGCGCGCGCCGGGCACCTCGCGGATCGCGTCCACCGTTGCGCGCG encodes:
- a CDS encoding YggS family pyridoxal phosphate-dependent enzyme, whose protein sequence is MSIPEAIAAARDRIDRAMSACGRTDSVHLELAVKTRTPEECRTAAAALREAGLPILLGHNRVQEARATVDAIREVPGARIHLIGPLQSNKINQALACVDTIESLDSPALASKIDARATGTLPVFVEVNVSGEATKHGCAPSDVAALIDAVEASVHLQLAGFMTVGLNSPVEADVRAAYAQLRAIRDEAAARLGAEEADLALSMGMSRDLEWAIAEGATIVRLGTAVFGARRL